One genomic window of Cydia pomonella isolate Wapato2018A chromosome 6, ilCydPomo1, whole genome shotgun sequence includes the following:
- the LOC133518971 gene encoding phosphatidylinositol glycan anchor biosynthesis class U protein: protein MASFLKYLFAGLVRYWLMHIDYWQTISNRVEIATPLNSWKRLVEGVYLYDHNVNPYEGDAFHESPIMLIIFYYIMKKAPFVLPLLFTLLDLLTAFLLYRMSKAFVRILKDSQDKIMDEIAEDSKSMLLCNSQLNEASEYVLSVYLFNPYSILNCAGMTTTVIQNLLVAAALWSASGGRRVPACAFVALATHQALYPVLLIVPVAILLADVNKGCNKCSYIRTLLVFVLCWGFLIYISAFIMNGSYQYVYNTYGFILTVPDLKPNIGLFWYFFTEMFEHFRLLFVCAFQINALALYVIPLTLRFKTEPILLATVLIALSAIFRSYPCVGDVGFYLALLPMWKHLFTFMQQKFIVGCAFIITSALGPTVWHLWIYSGSANANFFFGVTLSFATAQIFLITDLLFAFIKREFTLKHGSSREVDGKPAKLVLR from the exons ATGGCTTCCTTTTTGAAATACCTCTTTGCCGGTTTGGTCCGGTATTGGCTGATGCACATAGATTACTGGCAAACAATATCGAACAGAGTGGAGATAGCTACACCTCTGAACTCTTGGAAGAGATTAGTCGAGGGCGTGTACCTTTACGATCATAATGTGAACCCTTACGAAGGAGATGCCTTCCACGAATCACCCATAATGCTCATAATCTTCTACTACATCATGAAGAAGGCTCCATTCGTATTGCCACTCTTGTTTACGTTACTTGACCTACTGACGGCGTTTTTGCTATACAGAATGTCGAAAGCTTTTGTAAGAATTTTAAAGGATTCTCAAGACAAAATTATGGATGAGATAGCTGAGGATTCAAAGTCTATGCTCCTGTGTAATTCGCAACTTAATGAAGCATCGGAGTATGTGCTGTCAGTTTATCTGTTCAATCCTTACTCTATATTAAATTGTGCTGGTATGACTACTACAGTTATACAGAATTTGTTAGTGGCAGCTGCTTTATGGAGTGCGTCTGGTGGGCGCAGGGTGCCAGCTTGTGCGTTCGTGGCGCTTGCTACACACCAGGCTCTCTACCCAGTGCTGCTCATTGTGCCGGTGGCCATATTGCTGGCGGATGTCAATAAGGGTTGCAACAAGTGCTCCTATATCAGGACTTTGCTGGTATTTGTCTTGTGCTGGGGATTCCTTATTTATATCTCAGCATTTATTATGAATGGTTCTTATCAGTATGTGTACAACACTTACGGTTTCAT attAACTGTACCAGACTTGAAACCAAACATTGGTCTGTTCTGGTATTTCTTTACGGAGATGTTTGAGCACTTCAGACTGCTGTTTGTGTGTGCGTTCCAAATCAATGCCCTGGCTCTGTATGTGATCCCTCTTACATTGCGCTTCAAGACGGAGCCTATTCTGCTTGCTACGGTTCTGATTGCTCTCTCGGCCATATTCAGATCTTATCCTTGTGTGGGAGATGTTGGATTTTACTTGGCTCTATTACCTATGTGGAAACATCTATTTAcct TTATGCAACAGAAGTTTATAGTTGGCTGTGCATTCATCATTACTTCAGCTCTTGGACCAACAGTGTGGCACCTCTGGATATACTCTGGCTCAGCAAATGCCAATTTCTTCTTTGGGGTTACACTCTCCTTTGCAACAgcgcaaatatttttaataacggACTTACTTTTTGCATTTATCAAGAGGGAATTTACCCTTAAACATGGCTCATCAAGAGAGGTAGACGGGAAACCTGCCAAGTTAGTGTTGCGATAA